One segment of Halomonas sp. TD01 DNA contains the following:
- a CDS encoding alanine/glycine:cation symporter family protein translates to MDFTIPPLLTAMVDRGNGLLWGSVLIYLLIGAGLYFTVMTRGIQVRYFGHMFKLLRSSRQSNGGISSFQALSTSLAARVGTGNLAGVAVAIYFGGPGAIFWMWMTAMVGMATSFVESTLAQAYKVDHGDNTFRGGPARYIERGLGLRWLAVLFSICLIIAFGLAFNSVQANSIAQAMEQAFAIPTWAMGLVLMAVVAPIIFGGLKSIAKVAELVVPLMALLYLVLALAVVALNISDLPAAFMTIIKSAFGLEQAAGGAMGYAISQAIMNGIQRGLFSNEAGMGSAPNAAATASTRPDHPAAQGFIQMLGVFLDTLVICTATAAIIIMAGPELLAGEENNGIQLTQMALSSHVGDWGGMFIAVAILLFAFTSVIANYSYGESNIEYLAGRRAPVAVLIYRLAVLGMVMVGSVASLGAIWNFADLSMGMMAVINLVAILLLSPIAFALFRDYDAQLKAGQEPVFDPSKFPKLVNKVDPNAWPKRK, encoded by the coding sequence ATGGATTTTACTATTCCCCCCCTGTTGACGGCGATGGTTGATCGCGGCAACGGGTTACTATGGGGCAGTGTGCTGATTTACCTGCTAATCGGTGCTGGCCTCTACTTCACCGTCATGACCCGCGGTATCCAAGTACGTTATTTCGGGCACATGTTCAAACTGTTGCGCAGTTCGCGCCAATCTAACGGCGGCATTTCTTCCTTCCAGGCACTTTCCACCAGCCTGGCAGCACGGGTAGGTACTGGTAACCTAGCTGGTGTGGCGGTAGCGATTTATTTTGGTGGTCCCGGCGCGATTTTCTGGATGTGGATGACCGCCATGGTGGGTATGGCGACAAGTTTTGTGGAGTCCACTCTGGCACAGGCTTATAAAGTCGATCACGGTGATAACACGTTCCGTGGTGGTCCTGCCCGTTATATTGAGCGTGGCTTGGGATTACGTTGGCTGGCAGTACTGTTTTCGATCTGCTTGATTATCGCGTTTGGGTTGGCGTTTAACAGCGTACAGGCCAACTCCATCGCCCAGGCCATGGAACAGGCATTTGCCATTCCCACCTGGGCCATGGGGTTAGTCCTAATGGCGGTAGTTGCCCCCATTATCTTTGGCGGCCTAAAGTCGATTGCTAAAGTGGCCGAGCTAGTGGTGCCGCTGATGGCACTCTTGTACTTAGTATTAGCACTGGCGGTGGTTGCACTCAATATTAGCGACTTGCCCGCGGCCTTTATGACCATTATTAAAAGTGCCTTTGGCTTAGAGCAGGCGGCCGGTGGCGCAATGGGTTACGCCATTTCCCAAGCCATTATGAACGGTATTCAGCGTGGCTTGTTTTCCAACGAGGCCGGCATGGGCTCGGCGCCTAATGCTGCCGCGACTGCCAGTACACGGCCAGATCATCCCGCTGCCCAGGGTTTTATTCAAATGCTGGGCGTGTTCTTAGATACTTTGGTCATTTGTACCGCCACTGCGGCCATCATCATTATGGCCGGGCCTGAACTGCTAGCTGGCGAGGAAAACAACGGTATTCAACTTACCCAGATGGCACTCTCTAGCCATGTGGGTGACTGGGGCGGTATGTTTATTGCCGTTGCGATCTTGCTGTTTGCATTTACCTCGGTAATTGCTAACTACTCTTACGGTGAATCTAATATTGAGTACTTGGCAGGCCGTCGTGCGCCTGTTGCCGTACTGATTTACCGTTTGGCAGTTCTGGGCATGGTGATGGTGGGCTCGGTTGCCAGTTTGGGTGCTATCTGGAATTTTGCCGATCTTTCCATGGGTATGATGGCAGTGATTAACTTAGTGGCTATTCTGCTGCTGTCGCCGATTGCCTTCGCACTGTTCCGTGATTACGACGCTCAATTGAAAGCGGGTCAAGAGCCTGTATTTGATCCAAGTAAATTTCCTAAATTGGTAAACAAGGTAGATCCTAACGCGTGGCCAAAGCGGAAATAA
- a CDS encoding FMN-dependent NADH-azoreductase, translated as MTTRALLVTSSILGENSQSNALANHFKAKTEERDVMVTHRDVVANALPHLAIEELGAWQTPAEERSTEQQALAAHSDELLAELRANDVLVLAVPLYNLGIPSQLKAWFDRVLRAGETFRYTENGPQGLIEGKRAIILAARGGQYAGTELDSQTPHLKTMLGLMGISDVDVVFAEGLNMGDAQRDAALKEAFQAIDQLVETL; from the coding sequence ATGACCACTCGTGCACTGCTTGTAACTTCTTCTATTCTAGGCGAGAACAGCCAGTCCAATGCGTTAGCCAACCATTTTAAAGCTAAAACGGAAGAGCGCGATGTAATGGTTACCCATCGTGATGTGGTAGCTAACGCGTTACCGCACCTTGCGATTGAAGAACTTGGTGCATGGCAGACGCCAGCAGAAGAGCGCAGCACTGAACAGCAGGCATTGGCAGCCCACTCTGACGAATTGTTGGCAGAGTTACGGGCGAATGATGTCCTGGTATTGGCGGTCCCGCTGTATAATTTGGGTATTCCTTCCCAGTTGAAAGCGTGGTTTGACCGCGTGCTGCGCGCTGGTGAAACCTTCCGCTACACTGAAAACGGTCCGCAAGGTTTGATTGAAGGTAAGCGTGCGATTATTTTAGCTGCTCGCGGTGGCCAATACGCGGGGACTGAATTAGATAGCCAGACGCCACATCTAAAAACCATGCTCGGTTTAATGGGCATTAGCGATGTGGATGTGGTCTTTGCGGAAGGATTGAATATGGGCGACGCTCAGCGTGATGCTGCGCTAAAAGAAGCGTTCCAAGCCATCGATCAACTGGTCGAAACACTCTAG
- a CDS encoding MGMT family protein: MPRPELLEQIYTIVDQIPAGRVTTYGRIAAMTEGATPRMVGSAMRHLPEGHQLPWHRVIAASLKLADHGGADCQHQKLRNEGVMFDSKGRVPAHLVWPD; the protein is encoded by the coding sequence ATGCCACGCCCAGAACTGCTCGAACAGATTTATACTATTGTTGATCAGATTCCTGCTGGGCGGGTAACCACCTATGGGCGTATCGCGGCAATGACCGAGGGGGCTACGCCTCGCATGGTAGGCTCGGCGATGCGTCATTTACCTGAGGGGCATCAACTGCCCTGGCACCGAGTGATTGCAGCTTCGCTGAAGCTGGCCGATCACGGCGGAGCTGATTGTCAGCATCAGAAACTGCGTAATGAAGGCGTCATGTTTGATAGTAAAGGGCGAGTACCCGCTCATCTTGTGTGGCCTGATTGA
- a CDS encoding carbon-nitrogen hydrolase family protein, with translation MSLEELHLNLRNLTSDDYEQLKTLMDAVYHDIGGAWPKHTIDKLIQEFPDGQIAIEDDGMLVGVALTVQVDYDEFSNPHKYDDLIGHRETILNDQDGDAMYGLDVLIHPDYRGYRLGRRLYEARKELCRSHNLRAILAGGRIPEYHQHAQELTPAEYIEKVSRKEIYDPILSFQLANDFQVKRLLRKYLPEDEQSRGYATLLEWNNILFEPAESVLDTRPTQVRVGAVQWQMREFASVEAALQQIEYFVDALSDYQSDFAVFPELFNAPLMGLQDRSAQQDQMGAIRFLAGFTERFKTELSRMAVSYNINIVGGSMIEVGDDDRLYNIAYLFHRDGEIEKQSKLHITPQERRDWVIEGGDNLQVFDTDAGRVGILICYDVEFPELGRLLADQDMDILFVPFWTDTKNGYLRVRHCAQARAIENECYVVLCGSVGNLPSIENLDIQYAQSAVFSPSDFAFPHDAVLAETTPNTEMIFFSDLDLTRLTVVRAEGSVTNLKDRRKDLFDLRWRDWSWKSGANLEE, from the coding sequence ATGTCCCTAGAAGAACTGCACCTTAATCTTCGCAACCTCACCAGCGATGACTACGAACAGCTCAAAACACTGATGGACGCGGTGTATCACGACATCGGCGGTGCGTGGCCAAAGCACACCATTGACAAGCTCATCCAGGAATTCCCTGATGGCCAAATTGCCATTGAGGACGATGGCATGCTGGTGGGCGTAGCGCTGACGGTACAAGTCGATTATGACGAGTTTTCCAACCCGCATAAATATGACGATCTGATCGGCCATCGCGAAACCATCCTTAACGATCAAGATGGCGATGCCATGTACGGGCTGGATGTGCTTATCCACCCCGACTACCGTGGCTACCGCTTGGGTCGGCGTTTATATGAAGCACGCAAAGAACTGTGCCGCTCGCACAACCTGCGTGCCATTCTGGCGGGTGGCCGCATTCCCGAGTACCACCAGCACGCTCAAGAACTTACCCCAGCAGAGTACATCGAAAAAGTCTCTCGTAAAGAGATTTACGACCCGATTTTATCGTTCCAATTAGCTAACGATTTCCAAGTAAAACGCTTACTGCGTAAGTACCTGCCAGAAGATGAGCAGTCTCGCGGCTATGCCACTCTTTTGGAGTGGAACAACATCCTGTTCGAGCCTGCTGAGAGCGTGCTAGATACCCGCCCGACTCAGGTACGAGTGGGAGCTGTACAGTGGCAGATGCGTGAGTTCGCTTCAGTGGAAGCGGCCCTTCAACAAATTGAGTACTTTGTTGACGCACTATCAGATTATCAAAGTGACTTTGCGGTATTTCCGGAGCTATTTAACGCACCGCTGATGGGTCTACAAGACCGCTCAGCCCAACAGGATCAAATGGGCGCGATTCGCTTTTTAGCGGGCTTCACTGAGCGTTTTAAAACCGAACTGTCGCGGATGGCGGTGTCGTATAACATCAACATCGTCGGTGGCTCCATGATTGAAGTCGGTGACGATGACCGGCTATACAATATTGCCTACCTGTTCCACCGAGACGGCGAAATCGAAAAGCAGTCGAAGCTGCATATCACGCCACAGGAGCGCCGCGACTGGGTAATCGAAGGCGGTGATAACCTCCAGGTCTTCGACACCGACGCAGGCCGCGTGGGCATTTTGATCTGCTACGACGTTGAGTTCCCGGAACTTGGCCGACTGCTAGCCGATCAGGATATGGATATTCTGTTTGTACCGTTCTGGACAGATACCAAAAATGGCTACCTGCGAGTGCGCCACTGCGCCCAAGCGCGTGCCATTGAAAACGAGTGCTATGTGGTGCTGTGCGGCAGCGTCGGCAACTTGCCTTCGATTGAAAACCTGGATATCCAGTATGCACAATCGGCGGTGTTCTCGCCGTCGGACTTCGCATTCCCCCACGATGCAGTGCTGGCGGAAACCACGCCTAACACCGAAATGATTTTCTTCTCGGATCTCGACCTGACCCGCCTCACGGTTGTCCGTGCCGAGGGCTCAGTGACCAACCTGAAAGACCGCCGCAAAGATCTATTTGACCTTCGCTGGCGCGACTGGTCCTGGAAGTCTGGGGCTAATCTGGAAGAGTAA
- a CDS encoding DMT family transporter → MPLIYFLPPLATVLIWSGNMTINQLTVGAIAPSSIAFLRWLLALAVMTPFVLPAVLRHRDEIRRHWPKLALLGLLGMGLWQGLAYVAAETTTATNMGILAAMVPLLTVLLSALILREPPTLGGVVGGVLAFIGVTVLLGRGNPLSLLQLQVAAGDALMVVAATCYALYGVMLKRWAMNLPPWVMLYAQVCFAVLFLLPPYLMGPMTPVDSHNIWLILYAGIPASIITTFLWMRAVRQIGANQSSIFINLMPLFSALIAMAFLGEQIAGFHFMGGLLILAGVIMAQTLTRPLVRTITADKTSNAQQ, encoded by the coding sequence ATGCCATTGATTTACTTTTTACCTCCACTGGCCACGGTATTGATTTGGTCAGGGAACATGACAATTAACCAATTAACCGTGGGTGCCATTGCCCCCAGCAGTATCGCTTTTCTACGGTGGCTGCTGGCACTGGCAGTAATGACACCGTTTGTACTCCCTGCGGTATTACGTCATCGCGATGAAATACGCCGCCACTGGCCAAAACTGGCGCTGCTGGGATTACTTGGCATGGGGCTGTGGCAAGGGTTGGCCTATGTGGCCGCGGAAACAACGACCGCCACCAATATGGGTATTTTGGCTGCCATGGTGCCGCTTCTCACCGTATTGTTAAGCGCTCTGATCTTGCGCGAGCCGCCTACGCTTGGCGGTGTTGTCGGAGGTGTTTTGGCATTCATTGGCGTCACGGTATTGCTTGGGCGCGGCAACCCTTTGTCTCTGTTGCAATTACAGGTAGCCGCCGGTGACGCATTAATGGTAGTTGCCGCCACCTGCTACGCCCTTTACGGGGTAATGCTAAAGCGCTGGGCGATGAACCTACCCCCTTGGGTAATGCTCTATGCCCAGGTCTGCTTTGCGGTTTTATTCCTATTGCCGCCCTATTTAATGGGTCCCATGACACCGGTAGATAGCCACAATATATGGCTGATCCTTTACGCAGGCATTCCCGCCTCCATCATTACCACTTTTTTATGGATGCGCGCGGTGCGCCAAATCGGCGCGAACCAGTCGAGTATATTTATCAATTTGATGCCGCTATTTAGCGCCCTGATTGCCATGGCGTTTTTAGGGGAGCAGATCGCAGGGTTCCACTTTATGGGTGGGCTACTCATCCTTGCGGGGGTCATCATGGCGCAAACGCTGACACGCCCCCTGGTGCGTACTATCACGGCAGATAAAACGAGCAACGCACAGCAATGA
- a CDS encoding NADPH-dependent 2,4-dienoyl-CoA reductase produces MNQTPAYPHLFRSLTVGHLTLPNRVLMGSMHTNLEEAPNGFERLAAFYAERARAGVSLIVTGGIAPNAEGAVFQGANALTDESQLAEHKRVVDAVHDAGGHLCMQILHAGRYAYSPELVAPSALQAPINPFMPRALSGDEVEQQIDDYVRCAQLAQQAGYDGVEVMGSEGYLINQFICRRTNQRDDEWGGDFERRIRFPIEIVKRIRAAVGERFLMIFRLSMIDLVEEGSTWEEVVQLGQAIEAAGANVINTGIGWHEARVPTIVTSVPRAAFTEVTKRIKAALSIPLITTNRINMPEVAERVLADGHADMVSMARPFLADPEWVRKAEAGLSDEINTCIACNQACLDHTFMGKLTSCLVNPRACHETELTLEPAKTPKRVAVVGGGPAGLATAVAAASRGHHVVLFERRSELGGQFNYARKIPGKEEFNETLRYFRVMLEKYAVDVRLNTAASHDTLAEFDEVVIATGVTPRELALPGADHASVLSYAEAIERPERVGQRVAVIGAGGIGFDVSELLADQGHPEMDVAAWCDEWGVDLAVGDRGGLKPPMPPVSTRDIVMLQRKSSKPGKNLGKTSGWVHRASLKQRGVKTLTGCEYLKIDDAGLHIRRDGEEQVLAVDTVVVCAGQESVRELIEPLSQSGARFHVIGGADEAAELDAKRAIDQGTRLAAAL; encoded by the coding sequence ATGAACCAGACGCCCGCTTACCCGCATCTGTTCCGATCGCTGACCGTTGGCCATTTAACGCTGCCCAATCGTGTATTGATGGGGTCAATGCACACCAATTTAGAAGAAGCCCCCAATGGTTTTGAGCGTCTAGCGGCCTTTTATGCCGAGCGTGCTCGCGCGGGTGTTAGCCTGATTGTGACGGGTGGTATTGCTCCTAATGCTGAAGGCGCTGTGTTTCAAGGGGCGAATGCACTTACCGATGAGTCTCAGCTAGCTGAGCATAAGCGCGTTGTTGATGCTGTTCATGACGCGGGTGGGCATTTGTGTATGCAGATTCTCCATGCCGGGCGCTATGCCTATTCGCCAGAGTTGGTAGCCCCTTCTGCGTTGCAGGCACCGATCAACCCGTTTATGCCTCGGGCACTTTCAGGCGATGAGGTTGAGCAACAGATTGACGACTATGTACGCTGCGCGCAGCTTGCCCAGCAGGCGGGCTATGACGGTGTTGAGGTAATGGGCTCAGAGGGTTACTTAATCAACCAGTTTATTTGTCGTCGCACCAATCAGCGTGATGATGAGTGGGGCGGTGATTTTGAGCGACGTATTCGCTTCCCGATTGAAATTGTGAAACGCATTCGCGCGGCAGTGGGCGAGCGCTTTTTGATGATTTTTCGCCTGTCGATGATTGATCTGGTGGAAGAAGGTAGTACGTGGGAAGAAGTGGTGCAGCTTGGTCAGGCCATTGAAGCCGCGGGCGCGAATGTGATCAATACCGGTATTGGCTGGCACGAAGCCCGGGTGCCAACCATTGTAACCAGCGTACCTCGTGCAGCGTTTACCGAAGTTACCAAACGTATTAAAGCAGCACTATCCATCCCGTTGATCACCACCAACCGTATCAATATGCCCGAGGTTGCCGAGCGCGTGCTGGCAGATGGGCATGCGGATATGGTGTCGATGGCGCGCCCGTTTTTGGCTGACCCTGAATGGGTGCGTAAAGCTGAGGCGGGTCTTTCAGACGAAATCAATACCTGTATCGCCTGTAACCAAGCCTGCCTAGATCACACCTTTATGGGCAAACTCACGTCATGCTTGGTCAACCCAAGGGCGTGCCATGAAACCGAGTTAACCCTTGAACCCGCGAAAACGCCAAAGCGGGTAGCGGTTGTCGGCGGTGGCCCAGCGGGGCTTGCTACCGCTGTGGCAGCTGCCAGCCGGGGGCATCATGTGGTGCTGTTTGAGCGACGCAGTGAGCTAGGGGGGCAGTTTAATTACGCCCGTAAAATTCCTGGTAAAGAGGAATTTAACGAAACTCTGCGCTATTTCCGGGTGATGCTAGAAAAATACGCCGTGGACGTTCGCCTCAATACGGCGGCTAGCCACGATACATTAGCTGAGTTTGACGAGGTAGTGATTGCCACCGGCGTTACCCCCCGTGAACTTGCACTACCAGGTGCCGATCATGCCAGTGTGCTTAGCTACGCTGAGGCCATTGAGCGTCCCGAGCGAGTGGGCCAGCGTGTGGCAGTGATCGGTGCCGGCGGTATTGGGTTTGATGTATCAGAGCTGCTCGCCGATCAGGGGCATCCTGAAATGGACGTAGCAGCTTGGTGTGATGAGTGGGGCGTTGACCTTGCCGTGGGCGATCGTGGCGGCCTAAAGCCGCCAATGCCGCCGGTTTCTACTCGTGACATTGTTATGCTCCAGCGCAAAAGCTCTAAGCCGGGTAAGAACCTGGGCAAAACCTCGGGCTGGGTGCATCGCGCGTCACTAAAGCAGCGGGGCGTTAAAACGCTGACTGGCTGCGAGTATTTGAAAATTGATGATGCGGGGCTGCACATTCGCCGGGATGGTGAAGAACAAGTGCTGGCGGTAGACACTGTCGTGGTGTGTGCTGGGCAGGAGTCAGTTCGCGAGCTTATCGAGCCTTTAAGCCAGTCGGGAGCACGCTTTCATGTGATTGGCGGTGCCGATGAAGCAGCGGAGCTAGACGCTAAGCGGGCCATCGACCAAGGCACACGACTTGCCGCTGCCCTGTAG
- a CDS encoding threonine aldolase family protein: protein MTSECTPRFLASDNTSGICPEAMEYLLEANQADDLAYGNDRWTARAADRFREMFDYDCDVFFVFNGTAANSLALSAMGRSYHSVICHELAHIETDECGGPEFFSNGAKLLTSPGANGKLTPQGIEALVTKRSDIHYPKPKVVSLTQATEVGTVYSREELLAIRAMADKHDLRLHMDGARFANACASLNASPAELTWQVGVDALCFSGTKNGLAFGEAILFFNRDLAEDFSYRCKQAGQLASKMRFVSAPWLGLLESGAWLTNAEHANAMARYLSEGLQALPGVSLMFPTQANSVFVEFPPHAIEALKAKGWTFYTFIGAGGARFVCAWNTTVELLDQLLADVKEVLE, encoded by the coding sequence ATGACCTCGGAGTGTACCCCACGATTTTTAGCCAGTGATAACACCTCAGGTATCTGCCCAGAGGCAATGGAATACCTGCTGGAAGCCAATCAAGCCGATGATTTGGCCTACGGCAACGATCGTTGGACTGCCCGCGCCGCAGATCGTTTTCGTGAAATGTTTGACTACGATTGCGACGTTTTTTTTGTGTTCAATGGTACTGCAGCAAACTCACTGGCACTTTCCGCAATGGGGCGCAGCTATCACAGCGTTATTTGTCATGAATTGGCCCACATTGAAACCGATGAATGTGGTGGCCCTGAGTTCTTTTCTAACGGTGCGAAACTGCTGACCTCTCCGGGGGCTAACGGGAAGCTAACGCCACAGGGCATTGAAGCGCTGGTCACTAAGCGTAGCGATATTCATTATCCCAAGCCTAAGGTGGTGTCGCTTACCCAAGCGACAGAAGTTGGCACGGTGTACTCTCGGGAAGAGTTATTAGCAATACGCGCTATGGCAGATAAGCATGATTTGCGCCTGCACATGGACGGCGCACGGTTCGCAAATGCCTGTGCCAGTCTCAATGCCAGTCCCGCAGAGCTAACGTGGCAGGTAGGCGTCGATGCGTTGTGTTTTTCGGGAACCAAGAACGGACTAGCGTTTGGTGAGGCGATTCTGTTTTTTAACCGCGATTTGGCTGAGGATTTTTCCTATCGCTGCAAGCAGGCAGGCCAGTTGGCTTCTAAAATGCGCTTTGTTTCCGCCCCGTGGCTTGGGTTATTGGAAAGCGGTGCGTGGTTAACCAACGCTGAACATGCCAATGCCATGGCGCGTTATTTATCAGAAGGGTTACAGGCGCTACCTGGCGTTTCACTGATGTTTCCGACCCAGGCCAATAGTGTTTTCGTTGAATTTCCTCCTCATGCAATCGAGGCGTTGAAAGCCAAAGGATGGACTTTCTATACCTTTATTGGAGCGGGTGGTGCGCGTTTTGTATGCGCTTGGAACACGACCGTTGAATTGCTGGATCAACTGTTGGCAGATGTGAAAGAAGTGCTGGAGTAA